From the genome of Glycine soja cultivar W05 chromosome 14, ASM419377v2, whole genome shotgun sequence:
ctctagatttttgaggttttcttacactttagtgttttttcttttaagaattATATGGTTTAGGATTCAGCCACTAAAatagcaagacaaaactcaaaggaacctaaactcaacacaattcgtGGTTCAAGaataagaacaagaaatttgaaccataaaaaatcaaatctagcttctatagcaagtttaatcggtggaaattctaaagaatcatgttaacaacattcaaCACAAGACATATGAGgaaatacatggagaaaaaaaatgaagaaacaacaatggaggagaagataaagatgaaattaattgaggtttaaggagcacctacttgaagctcttgtgctctgataccacttgatggaagcttgcttgagaagcttctatggaggctggatctttgagcttcaataaggtccttcaatggtgattttcagccATAGAGTtgcagcggaagataaaggagaagaggggagaggaggcgccatccactaaggaataagccatggaaggagaagcttcaccaccaagagagagccttggataagaagcttagagaggaagcttcaatggaggaagagaatgagagagagaggagggTGCATGGGAATTGAAGGAGATTAggaagagaagttgaactttgaagtgtgtctcacaagtttctcattcatcaaagttaccacaagtgttacacatgcttctatttatagcctaggtagcttccttgagaagcttcattgAGAAGCTAGTGttacacccctctaatagctaagctcaccctcaAGGGAACACACAcgcctccaatagctaagctcacccccaagGGAACACACAcgcctccaatagctaagctcaccccccccccccaaaaaaaataatacatgaaaaatacaagaaagtccctactacaaagactactcaaaatgcgctgaaatacaaggctaaaaaccctatactactagggtacccttaacTTGTAGGGTAGGGTGCATTTAATTTGTAGGCCAAAATACACGGCCCAAAtgaaggaaaacctattctaatactTACAATGaaaagtgggctcatacttagcccattggctcaaaatctaccctaaggctcataagaaccttAGGGctttctcctgcatctctggccAATTcttttggagtcttctatccaatacccttggggggtaggatttcaTTAGAAATGGTTTTACGTTGATTCATAGTACAAATGTTTCTGCCATTACCTAGCCCACCATGCCACAAAAGTGCAAAGATGTTGACATTTTCACTATTTTCACATTTGCAGATGCCATGCTGGATTTAGGTGCTTCCATTAATGTCATgcctacatttttttataaatccttGAAGCTTGGTGATTTGAGGCCAACTAAAGTGGTCATTCGGTTAGCAAATCGGAGCACCGTTCAACCACTTGGAGTTTTGGAGGATCTACTTGTCAAAGTTAATGGTTTCGTTTTCCTTGAAGATTTTTACATTTTGGATATGGAAGATGATTCATCTAGATATGGTTCTATATTGATCCTAAGGAGACCATTCCTCATGACAGCCCAAACCAAAATTGATGTGCATATAGGGACACTTTCCATGTAGTTTGGTGATGATGTTGTGCAGTTCAACATCTTTGATGCCATGAAGCATCCCTCAAAAGACcactcacttttttttcttggatgTTATTGATTATATGGTTGATAGTTGCATAGATTTacattctgattttgatgttttttttagatttctgattttgattttggttgTGATGATGCATCTGTATGTGCTATTTGTGTAGAGATTAGTGTTGCTCTTGCTGCAGGTGCAGAATTCCAAGAGGTTGATGTTGTAGTAGATGTGGTTGTATCAACAAATGAAATTGTGGTTGCAAGCCAACCTCCATTGCCTTCCATACTCCAGCTACCATCTTCAGACTAAAAGTATTTGCCTACACACTTTAAGTATGCTTATTTAGAGGAAACTAATTAGTTTCCTTTGATTACTTTCTCCAAGTTGAGAAAGAGGAAAAGTTGTTGAAATTCTTGAGAGATCATAAGAGAGCCATTGGGTGGACTCTAGCTGACCTTCCTAGGATTAATCTTATCGTCTACATGTATAAGATTCTATTGGAGGATGAGTTCAGACTAGTGAGATAGATAGCCATAGAGGTGCCTCAATCCTATTATCCAAGATGAGGTCAAGAAGGGGGTGATGAAGTTGTTGGCAGTGGGGATCATTTACCCCATATTACATAATGAGTGGGtttgtggcgtccccaaaataatgactggtttaatagtaatgatttaattaacaaaaaccatggtatttttttttcttctttttctttttcatttctttctcttttcactaaaACAAGTTttcgaaggaaaatcctcactacagagtcctgaatggccagttcacaactctgttcggagtcatttctttctcactgctcataatctctaaactattttgctttttcaaaagaaagaacgtaccagccattactttaggtcgtcacgtgaaaataaaagaataaaatacggtcgataaactcttttacaaataaagttactaacgctttcttttcaaagaacaagatcgatcataaatgcattcatcatttaaagctgtccaaaatatgggagttttacaaaatgtatagtgtcatccagagcaaaggtgtccatagtggtggcttcagccacatgtatacaatcatcaaatgcctatacatcaggtctacccatacaaaaacaaaagagtaaacctaacagttagtcctagatacacccaccctcaaaaagtatacaaaactaatccaaaaagctgtccactaggatgaagagcccccgctgatcgccatctccctcgggccgctatcctccgtagagtctgcctcagatgccgacatgacttcctcgggagaatccacctcgagaagtggatcctcatcaccctctagaaagtcaagggcatccacagcaggctcaggaggtagctcctccaggtcctcctcagggtcttcctcggatgacgttacctcgatcacttgaacgggctccactagacgatatggtgtaggcgtgggtagtatccactccacagtgcgctgaagcgtccgtgcaggttcatctggatgcaccaaagaagtagccgtgaatcgaatggtgccccgaaatcggcacctcgtgttgccttcgagggtctcccaagctccctctaggcactccatctctactcgatcacgaattagctgtgccgccatcacgatctacaagaaagaagagaaaggggtagactctttcacaagaatctaactgtgcTGCACACGATGCGTCTCATAAACACTACATGCAataaaaggggtattttaaggctttccatctctggtaatcgattacacaaccttggtaatcgattaccagaggctaaacttgaattacacagcctcaggacatgaaatatgcaataatacactgtgtaatcgattacacatgcctggtaatcgattaccagtgacccattcctctgtgtaatcgattacacaggctggtaatcgattaccagaggctccctaagtttcctgacttcgttttcaagcctggtaatcgattacaccccttggtaatcgattaccagagaccatcttagcctcctgtcctcaattttaagccttgtaatcgattacccacccttggtaatcgattaccagaggccacaatccacatattacacaaaattcacagctggccagccaccacaagcctccttgctttgtggtcttgttttccttttatctgttgactgccaggagctcgcctgcttaggtacatcacaggttctcactgaccgactatgcccgggttgggtcgggattggtcaagcttggttttgggcaatagcaccccacctgacgtccccaaggtctcctgacccccgcgacatatctccaggtaccactctgtggtcaacaataaaagcaggaagtttcacccttcaacacttcctcatctcaagcttgtaggatcatggggtacccatcacatgtggtactaggtggcggtcgggcgatggtgcacaacaagttttccacatccacaatgcgcgcataaacccaccatcccctgttgcccacctccaactgagctcacgtactcctacgtagcccatatcctcgtttctctcaacaccgggtccccatcaatcctcccaagcttccacaacatccaagcaaaacaacattcacacagcacaagctatcacagccaagcaaaacaaagcaaaggcagaaaactctgccaaaacaccaaccaaaaatcacagcttttcccactcaaagaccccagtaacaattccttcgatccaatttgttaaccgttggatcgactccaaaattttactggaagtctatagtgcataagcctacattttgaccgttgggatctactagcaaacatccagaactcattttacattactctttccacaaccagcaaaatacatggatttttctgcacttgtgcagaattctgctgcacaattttacagcaaaatctgcacaaagagtatatttcgaaaaccacacttcccctcatccaatcttgcccaaatcaattcctacaagtcccaattcatgtatcaatcatgtctaacccaaaatcaagcttcaaaacacagcaacacagaatctaggtgtccaaaacccctcaattcaatgggttttctaggtttgaaaagtgaaatttagaatgaggtaaatttgaggcaaactctcacctcacaccagtccataacatccatttagacttgttcaaactggatttacacctaaaatctcaccgaatcaaaatttgactcttcaacacccaaatttgccctagcaatggctctttgttcactttggtcatttgtttttctctctagctcagcctaacctttctcacatgtcctaaatgacatttcaagctagtattaactcactttaacctccatttaccacagaattcagacttagcctccaactctcaaagtctcacttttttttccactcataacatcacattctcactttctaaccttgggttagttctacccttcgtctctaacagatttccatcagcaatttcagcatataaacatcacaaacatcatcacaaaaaccctaaaacagaatgggtatgtctaactcatccaaacatggcgatttcaacaagttttcagcaaatgccttcacaaataatcatcacacagcagaaaactaacaaaaccacccatcatatctcccaaaaccccatacccacgaaatttaagggagaaagaagtccacccaaacctggattttcgaagtcccactcgtagccacgcacttcacggctccgaaaatgctctcctttcgcgatttggggcagaaatggtggccaaaggttgaagctttgcttgaagcttcaatggagaatgaagaagaagaaagctacgtgagagagggagagaaaaggcttctgaatttctgctttggctgagtgaggagagagaaaagctttttggttttaaaataaaaagggttttcccttttttccattattttattaaagctctgccacatgtccctattcgattggagcaaaagggcccactttctctttttgactgtgacccatactcagtcacaaaagtgagaaaaatctgacctttgaaacgctaaaatcctgcctcggtttgcgtgtcgtttctctgattccagtttctcgcgtttctctgcgtccgccggggccagttttcgaaagcaaacaatatatatatcaaaacgctcagaatgaaaccccgagtgtggtttagaggttgttttcgttaaattttaagtcgcacgcaacacgatgatttttaactaattaattaggaattaacccataacctcccagttatggatttctctcccttaattagcctaacccgcatatcttgccccccgctattcctacttctaccaagaacatataggcatatacactgaataatacttatatataatcattcaaaatacatcgtttccaaaaattccggataGAAATTTCTAGGATGTTACAGGTTAGTCCTATACAGGTGGTTTCTAAGAAGTCTGGGATAACTGTTGTGAAGAACCAAGACAATGAATTGGTTCCAACTAGAGTGAAGAACAATTGGTGGTATGCATAGATTACAGGAAGCTTAACCAAGCTACTCATAAGGACTACTTTCCTTTTCCCTTCATTGACTTGGTCTTGGAAAGATTGGTAGGCAAGATCTATTATTGCTTCCTAGATGGATTTTTAGGCTACATGCAGATCCCATTCACCAGAGGACCAACACAAGACCATATTCACATGTCCATTTGGCATTGTTGCTTACACCAGGATGTCATTTGGCCCATGCAATGCCCCAGGAACATTTCAAAGGTGTATGGTGAGTATTTTTTCTGATTTACttgagagttgcatagaggtgtttatgaatgattttactatttatggTTCTTCATTTGATGCATGCCTTGAGAGTTTGTCTAGAGTTTTAAATAGGTGTTTCGAGACTAACCTTGTAATAAATTTTGAGAAATGCCATTTTATGGTAACTAAAGGTATAGTCTTGGGTCACCTAGTCTCTAGCAAGGGTATTGAGGTCGATAAGGCCAAGATTGATATTATTTCTTCTCTTCCATACTCACATCAATGTAGGAAGTTTGTTCTTTTCCTGGACATGCAAGTTTCTATACGAGGTTCATTCAGAACTTCAGCAAAGTTACATTTGTTGGATCAAGAGTTTGAAGACTTGAAGATTAGTCTTAGGATTCTTTTGGTTTTTACAATTTTGCAATGCCAAATAAATTCCATAGATGTGGCATTTGTATTGGATGTTTTAGACAAGGCATGATTGGATGGTTTATATTAGATTTCCTTATCCATGCTTAGTAGGTATCGAAACATAAGAAGATTAATGTTTGATCTCAAAGTTTCTAAGAGGCAATAGGTTCAATCACTATGTAATAAGttatcaagtttagataatcaAATTACAAAGTGTGATGAGTAGCAACAAAACTTACTTCTCTTTGATCTTTGGCAAGTTATAttgaatgaatcaattaccaggttttgtaatcaattacccaaGTCAATTTCAAAAGAAGGAAGTCTCTGTAGCTcaagataatcgattaccacatttCTACAATCAATTAGGTTGGATCTTGAAACTTAAGAGCTACATGTTtcaaagtaatcgattaccagagttgaTAATGGATTATTCCAGAAAGCATAGAGGCTTGAGAAGCTCTTTGTGAAATGAAATAATAGATGACCTCATTTCTATAATTGACTACCAAGTTTTTAGAAATGTAGATCAAGAGAGATTTTGacaaattaattgattaccccttatgataattgattatttttttggttaaaaactatatatatcttCTATTGATCATTCTTATTAATGACTTCGCTTTTGATCTTATCTTTTGGAAATACTTTCTAAGAGTCATCTAAAAGAAGAATTCTGCATTTTCAACAAGAGATTCATGATGGTCAAGattcattcattcttcatcATGATTTGAGCAAAGAAAGAAAggcttaaatattttatgatcTTAGCATTCAGGTATATTCAAtcctattttgaattctttctagtttttgaCATTGATTAGGGTTATCAGGGGTTATTTGTGAGTTGATAGGGTTTCAAATCCCAATCTTTCTCTTGTAGGGTTCAAGGAAGAGTAGAGTATTAAGGAATTACTTGTGCATAGTGTTTGTACTTGATTCTTTATTAGTGAAAGTTCTAAGGGTCATTAGAACATCTGGGTGTAGGTCCTTCTAGGAATGAATCTGTATAAACCTTGTGTTTGATTCTCTTTAACTCTAAACCTTTGTCTTGTTATTCAATCTTGGTAATGGAATTGATGTGAAAAGTTCATATAACTCTATTCTCTAAGGTTTTTGGATATATTGGTTTTAAGTGTTGTTGATCTTGCTTTAATATATCATTTGTGAAAACCTTGATTTGTGAAAGGGTACTAACTTTAATTGAATTAAGAAGTTAAGTGATAAAGTTTTCGAAAGAATCCATTCAACCCCCTTTCTAGATTCTTGGCTATACCAACAACATTGCCGTTGTCCAACCTTCCTCAAAAGGATGTGGAGTTTGATCAGTCATGCTAGACAACATTTTAGGAGCTAAAAAGAAGACTTGTCACAACTCCCATTATTCAAGCACTTGATTGGGACCTTCCTTTTAAGCTCATGTATGATTCTTCTAACTTAGAACTTGGGGTTGTTTTAGCTTAACGTGTTGGTAGAGTTCATCATGTCATAGTCTATGTCTCTCACACATTGGAAGCAACTCAAGCAAACTACACCACCACTGAGAAGGAGCTTTTAGCTATAGATTTTGCTTTAGATAATTCCCGACCTTATTTGCTTGTCTCCAAGACTATTGTTATCTCTAACCAtgcaaatttaaaattcttgttGAAAAAGCCTGATGCTAAACCTAGATTGATGAGATGGATGCTTCTCCTTCAGGAG
Proteins encoded in this window:
- the LOC114384037 gene encoding uncharacterized protein LOC114384037 codes for the protein MPQKCKDVDIFTIFTFADAMLDLGASINVMPTFFYKSLKLGDLRPTKVVIRLANRSTVQPLGVLEDLLVKVNGFVFLEDFYILDMEDDSSRYGSILILRRPFLMTAQTKIDISDFDFGCDDASVCAICVEISVALAAGAEFQEVDVVVDVVVSTNEIVVASQPPLPSILQLPSSD